The stretch of DNA AGGCAGACAAGCGTCAAGAGCGACAGCTTCACGAGCGGCCCTCCCCGGTCACCCTTGCCGCGATGACGCGTCCACGCCGCATCTCGATGACACGGTCCGCGAGCGCGGTCGCGTCCTCGCGATCGTGCGTCACGTAGATCATGGTCAGGTCGAGACGACGCTGCAGGTCGCGTAGCTCACAGCGGAGCGCCGCCCGCAGCTCGGGGTCGAGACTGGAAAGAGGCTCGTCGAGCAGGAGCAAGCGGGGGCTCCCTACCAGTGCACGAGCAAGCGCGACTCGTTGCTGTTCACCGCCAGAGAGCTCGTGGGGATAGCGATCGGAGAGCTGATCGATTTGTACCAACCGTAAGGTGTCTCGAGCCCGCCCGCTGCCCACCGATGGCGGCACCGATGACGGCGATTGGCAGTCCGAGCGCGAGTCCGATCAACAACTCGTTGAGCTCGTGGTGGAGGCGCTCTTCGGACCGCGTCACCCGCACGAGGAGCCGCGAGCCATCGACGGTATACGTAGACGTCAGCGTGCGGATCGGCCTTCCAACTGCGGTGGCGGCCGACGCGTACTCGGAGGCATCTGGAACCGCCGCAGGCGCGGGAATCGGCTCCATGCCGGATGACCGAAAACGGAGATCACCGCCGGGGTCCCACACCTCCAGCCACCTCATTAGCTGGGAACCATCGGCATGATGGCCCGATCCGGCGGGCGATGCAGCCGTCTCCGGTGTCTCGTTGTCCAGCCACTCCTCGGCGAGCTCGAAGTCGTCGTGCAATGTGCGATCGAGCTCTTCGTGCAGGCTGTTGCGGACGAACATGTAGACACCAGCGGCATAGAACAGGACGGCCAGCGCGACTGCCGCACCGTACCAAAGGGCGAGACGCAGGCGAACGCTCCGTGGGCGCCAACCTTCACTCACGGCTCTCCCGCCTTTACCAAGAAGCCGACACCTCGGATCGTGTGAATGAGCTTCGCACGTCCTTCGGTATCGACCTTCTTTCTCACCCGTGCGATGTGCACGTCGATGACGTTGTCGAGCGGCGTGCCTCGGGACGGTTCCTTCCAGGCCTCGCGCGTGAGCATCTCGCGCGATACGACCTCACCTTCGTGCCGCAGGAGATACTCGAGGAGATCGAACTCTCGGACAGTCAGCTCGAGGGCGTCGCCGCTCCGGGCCGCTTTACGGGTGAGCAGGTCCATCTCCAAATCAGCGACCCTGAGTCGGAGCGTTTCGACCGGCCGGCCGCGTCGGATCAACGTCCGGACGCGCGCGACGAGCTCCGCGAACGCAAACGGCTTGACGAGATAATCATCCGCGCCGCTATCGAGACCGATGACGCGGTCCTCAATCGCATCTTTCGCCGTGAGCACGATCCAAGTCGAGCCGGAGCTGGTCGTCCACGTAGACAGCCTTGACCTCCGCCCAGTCGCGACTACTGGCCATGTCCGTTGCCGTGCTGTCCCACAGATCGAGGTGATCCGTCATGAACATCAGCTGGCGAGCGCCGTCGTAGCCGTGTGCTTTCATTTCGGCGAGCCAACGCGGATTGAGATAGCGCGTGCGCAGCTCCGTCTGCAGCGCGCGAGCCGCGGGGTCGATGGACGTGGCGTCCGGGTCGCGCAGGTCGCTCACGTAGAGGTCGACGTCGTGCCCGGTCACGGCACGCGCGGCCAGGTTGAGGCCGCCCAGAAAGCCGGCGGACATCGGATGATCGAGCAGGCCATTGACATGGCTGCTACGCGGGAGCGTCGCGGCATCGACGCGCGCGAGGCCCTGCTCGAACGCCGGGCGCGCCGCCTCTCCCTGGAGACCGCCTCCGTACGCATGGCTCATACGGCTCGTATACAGGTCGGCCATGCGGCCATCGTCTCCACGCGCATCACCAGACTTGGCGAGGAACTGGATGCTCGGCGAATAGGCGCCAGGCGCTGGCGCGAACACCCGCGCTGAGGCGAGCGCCGCCGCGCGAGCAGGCGCTTCGCCAGAGGCTCGGAGTCGGTCTTCGGTCACGCGGGCGGCTGCCGCGACGGGATTGTCCGGCTCTGGGCTTCCCGCCGCCAGGCGTGTTGCTTCCGCCATGAGGTCGATCTTGTCCCGATAGTGATCTCGATACGTGCCACTGGTGGTCACGAGCACGTCGACTCGCGGTCGGCCCAGCTCGTCACGAGGAATGAGCTCCACACCAGTGATCTCGCCGCGCGCGTTGCGCACGGCGCGCGTGCCGAGCAAGTGGAGCACCTGTGCCTCGGTGACGCCGTGAGTGCGTGCGATCTCGCTCGACCAGATCACGAATGCCAGTCTCGTAGGGTAGGCGTCCCCGTGCTTCGCGCGATGGGCGGCGATGAGGGCCTCGGCTTGACGCACACCGGCGGCCTCGGCCTCGGGCGTGGGCATTGCCGCCTGATCGAAGCCGTAGAGCGAACGGCCAGGAGGCAGGGCATCCGGCCGGCGGAACGGCTCGTCCATCGGCCCAGGCTCGATGCGTCGTCCTTCCAGCGCCTCGAGGATGCCAGCCACCTCGCGTGGCGCTGCGCGCAGCCGCTCCGCATACTCCGTCGCACGCGA from Luteitalea sp. encodes:
- a CDS encoding response regulator; translation: MTSICGTARQRTWPVVATGRRSRLSTWTTSSGSTWIVLTAKDAIEDRVIGLDSGADDYLVKPFAFAELVARVRTLIRRGRPVETLRLRVADLEMDLLTRKAARSGDALELTVREFDLLEYLLRHEGEVVSREMLTREAWKEPSRGTPLDNVIDVHIARVRKKVDTEGRAKLIHTIRGVGFLVKAGEP
- a CDS encoding ATP-binding cassette domain-containing protein, which translates into the protein MPPSVGSGRARDTLRLVQIDQLSDRYPHELSGGEQQRVALARALVGSPRLLLLDEPLSSLDPELRAALRCELRDLQRRLDLTMIYVTHDREDATALADRVIEMRRGRVIAARVTGEGRS